A portion of the bacterium genome contains these proteins:
- the minD gene encoding septum site-determining protein MinD has translation MRNGSVGGQAANGEIIVITSGKGGVGKTTTTASLGAALALRGKKTLVVDADIGLRNLDVILGLENRIVFNVVDVAKGVCKPSQAIIRSKKNPNLFLLPASQTDEKDVVSEEEIKKALDQYRREFNYILVDSPAGIEQGFKNACAAADRAIVVTTPEVSAIRDADRVVGLLAAREIDAHLLVNRVDNSLVDRGDMLSIPDVQDILGLDLIGVVERDDTIIVAANCGEPVVFQKKSKAGDAFSRIARRVCGEEVEFPSLGETGFWGRIGRRLGVSA, from the coding sequence ATGAGAAACGGATCAGTTGGGGGTCAGGCCGCAAATGGTGAGATTATCGTTATTACCTCTGGGAAGGGAGGCGTTGGAAAGACGACGACGACAGCCAGTCTTGGAGCAGCGTTAGCACTACGAGGGAAAAAGACGCTGGTCGTGGATGCTGATATCGGTCTGAGAAATTTAGATGTGATTCTCGGGTTGGAAAATCGCATCGTCTTTAATGTTGTGGATGTTGCAAAGGGTGTTTGCAAGCCGAGTCAGGCGATTATTCGGTCTAAGAAAAATCCAAATCTCTTTTTGTTGCCAGCATCTCAGACGGACGAGAAGGATGTTGTTTCAGAGGAAGAGATTAAGAAAGCGCTCGACCAGTACAGAAGAGAGTTTAATTATATTCTGGTTGATTCCCCAGCCGGTATCGAGCAGGGTTTTAAAAATGCTTGTGCGGCAGCCGATAGGGCGATTGTGGTAACCACTCCAGAAGTCTCAGCCATTCGAGACGCTGATAGGGTAGTGGGTCTGTTGGCAGCTCGAGAGATAGACGCTCATCTGTTAGTGAATCGAGTAGACAACTCTCTCGTCGATCGTGGTGATATGCTCTCTATTCCTGATGTTCAAGATATTTTGGGGCTAGACCTAATCGGGGTTGTCGAGCGAGATGATACGATTATTGTCGCGGCGAACTGCGGAGAGCCAGTAGTGTTCCAGAAAAAGTCTAAAGCAGGGGATGCATTCTCTCGCATAGCACGTCGGGTGTGTGGAGAAGAAGTGGAGTTTCCGTCATTAGGAGAGACTGGTTTTTGGGGAAGGATAGGGCGTCGTTTAGGAGTGTCAGCATAA